The Deltaproteobacteria bacterium GWC2_65_14 genome contains the following window.
TCCCCTGGTACCCCACGGAGGCGAGGATCCAGACCTCGACCCGGTTGCAGGTGGAGACGATGACCGCCTCGGAGATCTGCTCCCGCTCGAGCAGCCCCCGGAGGGCGCAGCCGATCTCGGACTGGGGGAAGGCGATCTTCTCCCGGATTTCCACCGGCGCGCTGCGGTGATTGAGTCCTACGACGACGATCTGTCCCATCGTATGCTCCCCGGTCCCCGCCCGTCACCCCGAAAGGCTGGTGTAGGTGTGAAGGCCCGGCAGGAGAAGGTTGACCCCGAGGAAGGTGAACAGCACCGCGCAGAACCCCACGATCGCCAGGATCGCCGCCTTGCGCCCCCGCCACCCGACCGTAAGCCGGCCGTGCAGCAGCGCCGCGTAGAGGAGCCAGGTGATGAGCGACCAGGTCTCCTTCGGGTCCCAGCTCCAGTAGGATCCCCAGGCGTACTCGGCCCAGATCGACCCGGTGATGATCCCCAGCGTCAGCAGGGGGAACCCTACGGTCAGGCACTTGTAGTTGATGTCGTCGAGGACGTCCAGCGAGGGAAGCCGCTTGAAGATCGCCCCCATCTTCTTCCCCTTGACCTGCTTCTCCTGCAGCAGGTACATCACCCCCGCCCCGAAGGCAACGGCGAAGACCGCGTCCCCGACGAAAAGGAGCATGACGTGGACCGGCAGCCACCAGGAGTTCAGCGCGGGGGCCAGCCCCGCGATCTCGCCGGGAAGGAAGGCGGGGAAGAGGCTGAAGGCGAAGGCGAGCGGCGCGATGAAGGATCCCAGGACGCGCAGGTTGTAGCGCAGTTCGACGAAAAGGAACACCCCCGCGATCGCCAGGGCGAAAAACGACAACGATTCGAAGAGGTTCGTGACCGGCGTATAGCCGGCCGCCGCATACCGGGCCCCGAACCCGAGCAGGTGGATGACCACCCCGACCAGGAGGAACATCCTCCCGACCTTCGCCCCCCGCTCCTTCATCGTGACGATGAAATAGAGATAGG
Protein-coding sequences here:
- a CDS encoding c-type cytochrome biogenesis protein CcsB encodes the protein MHVTLLKITALFYLAGTLSYLYFIVTMKERGAKVGRMFLLVGVVIHLLGFGARYAAAGYTPVTNLFESLSFFALAIAGVFLFVELRYNLRVLGSFIAPLAFAFSLFPAFLPGEIAGLAPALNSWWLPVHVMLLFVGDAVFAVAFGAGVMYLLQEKQVKGKKMGAIFKRLPSLDVLDDINYKCLTVGFPLLTLGIITGSIWAEYAWGSYWSWDPKETWSLITWLLYAALLHGRLTVGWRGRKAAILAIVGFCAVLFTFLGVNLLLPGLHTYTSLSG